The sequence GATACCGTATTATCTGTGGTGAAATTATTTTTATAAACATCTAAATTTACCGTTTCCGTTCCGTCAGAATTATCATCACAAACCAAGGTCGTGTAATCTGTTGTTAGTAATGGAAGTTTATTTCCTATTGTGAAATTTATTTGTCCAAAAACCGGCGGGCAGCCATTGGTAGACTCTACTCTTACGTAAACGGTTGTGTTTGCTGAATAAGTCCAGTTTGCAGGTAATGTGTTGTTGTTTCCTGCAGTGGCATCAGCTTGATTTAAATAATATTTTACTGTGAAATTTGTTGAGTTCGCTACAATTTGAGGCGTTACCGTTGTAAAGTTTACATTAATAATTCCATCAAAATTATCATCACAAAGATTTGCATTGTAATTGGTTGTGTTGATATTTGCACCGGGATTTACCGTCAAAGTGATTTGTGCAACTTTTGAACATCCATTTGCTGAAGTTACATTGGCATACACAATACCAGAATTAGAAATATATGCTGAAGGATTTCCAATGATTGTAGTTAATAAAGCATCTGTATAATAAGTTACGGTTGTTCCGGCATCTGGTGTCACAACTGCTGTTGTTAAATTAAATATTCCGGAATTTCCATTGGCGCTACAAGTTGTTAAGGTCGCATTGTTAACCTGAAGAACGTCAATGTTGATGATCACTTTAAAATATTCAAAACTCGCAGGATTTCCATTTCCTTGAATATAATAGGTGAATGTATCAGTTGTGTCAAGTGTTAATCCTAAATTTGGTGTGTAAGTGATTTGCCCGGTTGTAGGATTTACAACAGCCGTTCCTGATGTAGGAGCCGCAATGATTGCAGTTTGATTCGGGACAATCGCTTGTGTAGAAGTAGTAAAAGCAGGATTGATTACTTTAGTGCTACAAGATCCGATATTGTAAGTCGTTGTAGATATTGGAGGACAAAGTGTATAATCGTATTCGGATGTCAATTTTGTTTCACAGTTGTTTTTACTGACCATACAAGTATAGATTCCCGTACCATACAATTCAGGATTGATTGAAAAAGTAGTAGCACCCGGGATGATAATTCCATTCAGATACCATTGGTAACTATCATAATTGTTGTCAACCTGAAGCAATACCCCAAGGTAGCAGTCTCCGGTTTTTGTAATGGCGGGTACAGATGAAAATCCTGCAAAATAACCTCCGTATCCCACGGCATTGTCTCCGGCGGCAATTCCTGCAGTTAAAGCTTTGGTAGAATTCACGGTGATATTTCCTGTCACATTGGGAATCGAGTAGGTGACCCAATTTGGGTTTCCCGTCACAGCATAAGGTCCGTTTGCTGTGTTGATATTGTTACCGTTGAAAGTAACAACAGCGCCGGTTTGGGTGATGATATTTAATTTGGTGCTAAATGAATCTGATCCAATTTTGTTAATAAAACCTATTTCTTCAATTTTATTAGGCATAAAACAGCTTAATGGCGGGATGAAATTCATTCCTCCGGTTGCATAAACCGTACTTCCTGATGCACCTGCAAGCAATTGATACACATAAACATTGTTATTAGAAGAAATACTCATGTTAAAGTTATTATTTCCCTGATGAACATAGTATGTGCCTTGCACAAGATAAAAGTCTCCTTCATTCAAGGTAACATTCGCAAGAAGGTTTCCGTTGACTGTAAGTTTGGTATTGTTTGCTGTTGCGATAACTAATGCTGCTTCCATTCCTGAATTGGAAGGGCCATTTCCTTTTACCATAACAAAATCTTTACCTAATCTTTCGACAGGGACAGCCTGATCCATTAAAACATCTACGTTGCTGCTATTCTGAGTAGTGTAAATACTGTTGAAATTTCCGTTGGTTACAGAAATAGGCTTGCTGGCGACAATTTTCGCTCCTACCAAACCGGATAAGTTATTCGGAGAAAGATCACTTTGAGCTTCTATAATATATGATTTACCCTTATTTAGGGTGAAAGTTCTTGTTGGAGCTGAAATTCCATCAGAAAAAACAACATTAGGATTGTAGCCAGACAAAGTAACGGTCGTATTGTCTTCTGTTGCAGTAACTCCAATCGTAGAATTTACATAAGGTTTTGCCGTAGTGTTGGGAGCCATACCCACAAAAAAGTTTTTGCCGATACCCGCTAATCCTTTTGAAGTAATAATTTCCGCTTGGTTAGGAACTGAAAACCTAAAGTTGGCGAAGAATTTCTTACTTCCTTTCACATTCAGTCCCATCGAGTTTGAAACAAAAAGATTTGATAGTGCTGATGAAATCATGAAGCTATTAGGAATCGTCAATTGTACGGGATTATTTTTACTTACCTGTACAGTTGTAAAAAGGGTGTTGTTATTAAATACCTGAACTGAAAACGGGGTCGTTTGATCAGTAGATAAATACAGATAACCTTTTGCGGTTCCCTGCAATGAACTGGCGGACATCGGTGCAAACCAATGCTCAGTATCCAATTGTGCATTTACCAATAAAGAGAGAAATATACAAAGACTTAATAAAAATTTTTTCATGCCGATTCTTAAAGGGCGACAAATTTAATTATTAATAATCAAAATATTACGTATTTTTTTAACATATTTTTGTGAAAATGAGACAGTGTAGAATATTTAAAATAAACTTCATGATTAATTAATATCCATAATTTGGTTGGTATAAAAAATCCCGGTGAAAAAATTTCACCGGGATCATATATTTGTTTGGAAAGATTGATTAAGCTAAGCTTACTCTTACAAATCCTGTAACTTTCAAGTCAGCGTTTACAGATTTTACGTAATCAGCAACAGAAATAGAACTGTCTTTGATGAAATCTTGGTGTACCAAAGTGTTGTCTTTGTAGAATCTCTGCATTTTACCTTTCAAGATGTTTTCGATGATGTTTGCAGGCTTACCTTCTTCAGTAAGTTTGTGTCTTTCGATTTCCAATTCTTTATCGATTGTATCCTGAGAAACTTTAGTTTCGTCAAGAGCGATAGGGTTCATTGCAGCAGCCTGCATAGAAACAGCTTTAGCAGCTTCATCAGCACCGTCTACTTTTGCAGAAAGTGAAGTGATTGCAGCGATTTTGTTTCCAGCGTGGATGTAAGCTCCCAAGAAAGGTCCTGTAATTCTTTCGAATGCACCGATCTCGATTTTCTCACCGATAACTCCAGTTTGCTCGATTAATTTCTCAGCAACAGTCATTCCGTGGAAATCTGTAGCCAATAATTCTTCTTTTGTAGCAGCGAAAATAGCCATTTCAGCGATTTCGTAAGCTAGCTCGATAAATGCTTCGTTTTTAGCAACAAAGTCAGTCTCACAGTTTAAAGAGATAACAGTACCTAAAGTGTTATCTTCGTTTACTCTAGCGATTACTGCACCTTCAGAAGAATCTCTGTCAGCTCTGTTAGCAGCAACTTTTTGTCCTTTTTTTCTAAGGATATCTACTGCTTTTTCGAAGTCTCCTTCTGCTTCAACTAAAGCTTTCTTGCAGTCCATCATACCTGCACCTGTTTGGTTTCTCAATTTTGCTACGTCTGCAGCAGCTGGTGAATAAGACATAATATTTATTATTTTTTTATTTAAAATTATGATTAACTTTAATAGTTTATTATAAAGATGTGCAAAGATAATGATTTTAATGATAAACTAAAAAATGACTTTTCACGTTATAGTATTATTTAATAAATTTTTAAAGGTTTTTACTCAATGAGAAAATTATTTCTGATCTTATTCCTCTCCATATTCTGTCTTGGCTTCTCTCAAAAGAAGAAAAAAGGCAAAGCAAAAGTAGTCGCCGAGAAAGAAACGGTCATTATTTATACAGAAACAGAAGCTGAAACTTCTAACGAACCCAGAATTATCGCAGGTTTTCTAAAACAAAATCCCGGTCATGCAAGGACTGATTTTTTTAAGAAAAGATTGATTACCATCATTATGGCTGACAATTCACCGGAAGCAAAACCCACAATAAAACCAATTAGTAAAGATAAAATTGAAAATATTGTAAACAATAGTGAACTTAATAAAGGGAAAAATTTAGGCACAAATGTAAAAACTACCTCTACGCCGGAAAGAAACGTGACCTATGCAAGTGTAGGAGGTGCAAGTAAAAAAGCAGAGCCAAGCGATAAAGCGAAAAAAACGGCATCAATGCTGACTCATCTTTTTAATAATGATCCGAGTGATAAAGAAGCTTACATCAATATCAAAAACAGATCAAACTGCAGACTGATCGTAAAAATAAGCGGAAAAAAATATTATAATCTCGACGTTCCTGCAAAAGGGCAAAACTTCGTATTGATTGAAAAAGGAGATTATGTACTGACGACAATGGTGTGTGATGCCAAATATTCTTCATTGAAGAAGATTACAAAAGATATTGAGATACAGCTGGATGTTGCTGATTAGTATTCATTTTAAATCAAAATAAAAAAAGGTAGCTTAGAAATTCTAAACTACCTTTTTTATTTTTATCCTTTAAATTGCCCCATCGCAATAAACTTATCTTGTCTTTGGGTTTCCAGTTCTTTGCCTGTGAATTTTGAGAACGCTTTGATGTTTTGCAAAATCGAAGTCTTTAAATTCAAGTAAGTAGTTTCAGGATCGTAATGAGCTCCTCCAAGAGGTTCTTCAATGATTCCATCGATGAATTTTTCTCTTAAAGCATCTTTTGGAGTCAGATTCAATGCATTTGCTGCATCTTCTTTGTGATCCCAGTTTCTCCATAAGATTGAAGAACAGCTTTCCGGTGCAATTACGGTGTACCAAGTGTTTTCCAACATGTAAACTTTGTTACCAACACCAATTCCTAAAGCTCCGCCACTCGCTCCTTCGCCGATAATGTATGTGAAAATAGGAGTTTTCAGCATCGTCATTTCAAAAATATTTCTTGCAATGGCTTCACCCTGACCTCTTTCTTCAGCTTCCAATCCTGGGTAAGCTCCCGGCGTATCTACTAAAGTGATCACAGGAATTTTGAACTTTTCAGCTAATTTCATTAGTCTTAAAGCCTTTCTATATCCTTCAGGATTCGGCATTCCGAATCTTCTGTGTTGCCTTTCTTTGGTGGTTCTCCCTTTTTGAGTACCGATGAGCATCACTCTTTGACCGTCTAAAGTCGCCAAACCTCCGATCATCGCAGGATCATCTGCAAAGTTTCTGTCACCGTGAAGTTCTAAGAAACTTCCTTTGTCTACCATACCTTTGATATAGTCGATTGTATAAGGGCGATCCGGATGACGCGATAACTGTACTCTTTGCCAAGGCGTAAGATTTCCATAGATCTGTTTTTTGGTATCTATAATCTTATCCTCGATCTGACTGCATGCTAATTTTACATCAACACCACTTTCTTCTCCTACCAATGAACAGGTTTGATACTGATCCATCAGTTCTTTTATAGGAAGTTCGAAACTTAAATATTCCATTCTTGAAGTAAATTAAATCTTTCAAATGTATGAAAAATTATGAAATTTTATTTAAAATTATTTATAGCATTGCTTATTCTGGCGATACTTTCTTCTTTACCAACGAGTTCCACGATATCCGGAACGTCTGGGCCTTTTAATTCTCCAACTAACGCTAAACGTAGCGGCATCATTACTTTTCCCATTCCTACACCTTTGTTT comes from Chryseobacterium sp. 3008163 and encodes:
- a CDS encoding gliding motility-associated C-terminal domain-containing protein, producing the protein MKKFLLSLCIFLSLLVNAQLDTEHWFAPMSASSLQGTAKGYLYLSTDQTTPFSVQVFNNNTLFTTVQVSKNNPVQLTIPNSFMISSALSNLFVSNSMGLNVKGSKKFFANFRFSVPNQAEIITSKGLAGIGKNFFVGMAPNTTAKPYVNSTIGVTATEDNTTVTLSGYNPNVVFSDGISAPTRTFTLNKGKSYIIEAQSDLSPNNLSGLVGAKIVASKPISVTNGNFNSIYTTQNSSNVDVLMDQAVPVERLGKDFVMVKGNGPSNSGMEAALVIATANNTKLTVNGNLLANVTLNEGDFYLVQGTYYVHQGNNNFNMSISSNNNVYVYQLLAGASGSTVYATGGMNFIPPLSCFMPNKIEEIGFINKIGSDSFSTKLNIITQTGAVVTFNGNNINTANGPYAVTGNPNWVTYSIPNVTGNITVNSTKALTAGIAAGDNAVGYGGYFAGFSSVPAITKTGDCYLGVLLQVDNNYDSYQWYLNGIIIPGATTFSINPELYGTGIYTCMVSKNNCETKLTSEYDYTLCPPISTTTYNIGSCSTKVINPAFTTSTQAIVPNQTAIIAAPTSGTAVVNPTTGQITYTPNLGLTLDTTDTFTYYIQGNGNPASFEYFKVIINIDVLQVNNATLTTCSANGNSGIFNLTTAVVTPDAGTTVTYYTDALLTTIIGNPSAYISNSGIVYANVTSANGCSKVAQITLTVNPGANINTTNYNANLCDDNFDGIINVNFTTVTPQIVANSTNFTVKYYLNQADATAGNNNTLPANWTYSANTTVYVRVESTNGCPPVFGQINFTIGNKLPLLTTDYTTLVCDDNSDGTETVNLDVYKNNFTTDNTVSLTYHNTLADAQNGTNAVNVLQIIAPTKILYIRFQKPNSCPNIAKITLSLDTITSTNATLSGCANNTGTTTFNLTTANVTSTAGATLLYYSNAVLTTPITAPSAYNSGTSVVYVKITSPFGCIKTAQISLVSNPLPNVNTGNYNAALCDDNFDGIINVNFANITPQIVINSGSFTVRYYLNQTDATAGNNNTLPLNWTYTTSATVYVRVDGTNDCPSAFGQINFSIGNRITLLTNTVNTQICDNDLNGSENVNLNDFKNQFTTDPSVSLTFHLTLANAQAGTNAVAAQQTITGSGTYYIRFTNNNACPNTGTITITLKSGKKSETLKNQIICSDRKAILNAGDGFTSYLWSTGETTSFITAGVGTYFVDLTFNGCIYRQTVNVTAAQSPTITSIQVTGSNATVNVSGGAAPYQYSLNGIDYQSSNIFYGLTRGTYKVYVLGANGCQPVTKEFIILNLVNTITPNGDGHNDVLNYSELRLKQNVSIEVVDRYGAPVYKSSDKNYIWDGKSGGRPLSTGTYWYILKWIEPETKLPVSHSGWLLIKNRE
- the tsf gene encoding translation elongation factor Ts, with product MSYSPAAADVAKLRNQTGAGMMDCKKALVEAEGDFEKAVDILRKKGQKVAANRADRDSSEGAVIARVNEDNTLGTVISLNCETDFVAKNEAFIELAYEIAEMAIFAATKEELLATDFHGMTVAEKLIEQTGVIGEKIEIGAFERITGPFLGAYIHAGNKIAAITSLSAKVDGADEAAKAVSMQAAAMNPIALDETKVSQDTIDKELEIERHKLTEEGKPANIIENILKGKMQRFYKDNTLVHQDFIKDSSISVADYVKSVNADLKVTGFVRVSLA
- a CDS encoding DUF6759 domain-containing protein, with amino-acid sequence MRKLFLILFLSIFCLGFSQKKKKGKAKVVAEKETVIIYTETEAETSNEPRIIAGFLKQNPGHARTDFFKKRLITIIMADNSPEAKPTIKPISKDKIENIVNNSELNKGKNLGTNVKTTSTPERNVTYASVGGASKKAEPSDKAKKTASMLTHLFNNDPSDKEAYINIKNRSNCRLIVKISGKKYYNLDVPAKGQNFVLIEKGDYVLTTMVCDAKYSSLKKITKDIEIQLDVAD
- a CDS encoding acetyl-CoA carboxylase carboxyltransferase subunit alpha, which encodes MEYLSFELPIKELMDQYQTCSLVGEESGVDVKLACSQIEDKIIDTKKQIYGNLTPWQRVQLSRHPDRPYTIDYIKGMVDKGSFLELHGDRNFADDPAMIGGLATLDGQRVMLIGTQKGRTTKERQHRRFGMPNPEGYRKALRLMKLAEKFKIPVITLVDTPGAYPGLEAEERGQGEAIARNIFEMTMLKTPIFTYIIGEGASGGALGIGVGNKVYMLENTWYTVIAPESCSSILWRNWDHKEDAANALNLTPKDALREKFIDGIIEEPLGGAHYDPETTYLNLKTSILQNIKAFSKFTGKELETQRQDKFIAMGQFKG